One Helianthus annuus cultivar XRQ/B chromosome 7, HanXRQr2.0-SUNRISE, whole genome shotgun sequence genomic region harbors:
- the LOC110866999 gene encoding uncharacterized protein LOC110866999, translating into MCPDYEDNPMDVWNPKVKQIRLGMYFKSKQEVDLAVREWNIGRGREIFVMDSKPTLYKVKCYTRNKNFKNPFPHARLCEWRATASKQKHQHLWQITNWAPAHSCYSTVVRNNNRCLRSKYIAAHILPQICTDIALKVKHIRTHIKQAMSVDVTYTKAWRGRRKAIERIYGTRESNFQELPKYVLRLQSRNPGTMVSWFYHPHSAPGHPTFKYVFLAFGTIRTFHLCQPVISVDGTHLKGGYRGKLLAAVTKNANNYIMPVAYALVDEETVHSWCWVFQNLREYVTRDCNGRICVLSVRHARIINVMENLVDWREPNAYHRCCLRHVRSNFSGRFKTKSLRKLCWMTGSTSQRRKYVWAVREMRMLNLDAWNYLNDIDKSKWTIVHDRGNRRWGNLTTNISESMNNVLREARLLPVKALIHYTCTKDVSEYARHAQMAQSCNTPLPPRIWSRFNKLHSVAMRSVRLRCQRRSLHGSFKGRNQ; encoded by the coding sequence ATGTGTCCGGATTATGAAGATAATCCAATGGACGTATGGAATCCAAAAGTAAAACAGATACGTCTCGGCATGTATTTCAAATCTAAACAGGAGGTGGACCTTGCTGTTCGAGAATGGAACATTGGTCGTGGAAGGGAAATTTTTGTGATGGATAGCAAACCAACTTTATACAAAGTTAAATGCTACACcagaaacaaaaattttaaaaacccttTCCCTCATGCTCGTTTGTGTGAATGGCGTGCAACGGCatcaaaacagaaacaccaacacCTGTGGCAAATTACCAACTGGGCGCCTGCCCACAGTTGTTATTCCACGGTGGTGCGCAACAACAACAGGTGCCTTAGATCTAAATATATCGCTGCACACATCCTACCACAAATTTGTACAGACATTGCGTTGAAGGTGAAACACATCAGGACGCATATAAAGCAAGCGATGTCTGTCGATGTTACGTATACGAAGGCGTGGCGTGGACGAAGAAAGGCAATTGAGAGGATATATGGAACCCGGGAAAGCAACTTTCAGGAGCTGCCAAAGTACGTGTTACGGCTTCAGTCTCGAAACCCTGGTACGATGGTTTCATGGTTTTATCACCCGCACTCGGCTCCAGGACATCCAACATTTAAATATGTTTTTTTGGCATTTGGTACTATCCGCACGTTTCATCTTTGCCAGCCTGTCATCTCTGTGGACGGCACACACTTGAAAGGAGGGTACCGTGGTAAGTTGTTGGCTGCGGTAACCAAAAACGCCAACAACTACATAATGCCAGTGGCGTACGCTCTAGTTGACGAAGAGACGGTTCATAGTTGGTGTTGGGTTTTCCAAAATTTGAGGGAATACGTCACCAGAGACTGTAACGGTAGAATTTGTGTTTTATCAGTCCGTCATGCCAGGATAATTAATGTGATGGAGAACCTTGTGGATTGGAGGGAACCAAACGCCTACCACCGTTGTTGTCTTCGGCATGTAAGAAGCAATTTTAGTGGTAGGTTCAAGACCAAGTCTCTTAGGAAGCTGTGTTGGATGACCGGGAGCACAAGTCAACGCAGAAAGTATGTTTGGGCTGTGAGGGAAATGCGGATGTTAAATCTGGATGCTTGGAACTACCTGAACGACATCGACAAAAGCAAGTGGACTATTGTGCATGACCGCGGAAACCGTCGTTGGGGTAACCTTACGACGAACATATCCGAGTCTATGAATAATGTCTTACGTGAAGCAAGACTCCTGCCAGTAAAAGCCTTGATTCATTATACGTGCACCAAGGACGTATCAGAGTATGCTCGGCACGCGCAGATGGCCCAAAGCTGCAATACCCCTCTACCCCCTCGAATTTGGTCCAGGTTTAACAAGTTGCATTCCGTAGCTATGCGAAGTGTCCGTCTACGATGTCAGAGAAGGTCGCTACACGGTAGTTTCAAGGGAAGAAACCAATGA